In a single window of the Niabella ginsenosidivorans genome:
- a CDS encoding NosD domain-containing protein encodes MKAQQMLHPGINQNAADLAEMKRRVRAGEEPWKSAFDRLKAIADTPFVARPFAHVLRGPYARPNIGGNELSASAEMAYNYALVWYITSDRKYARKAIAILNAWSPVLWDFDYNDAKLLAAWTGHVLCNAAELLKYTNAGWEQKDIDAFRNMLMTVYYPLLRYYFPEANGNWDGAIIHSIMAIAVFTDNRAMFDNAVDHFLHGPVNGSVFKYIYPNGQCQESPRDQGHVQLGLGEFAGAAQVAYTQGLDLFSIGNNRIGMGFEYTAGFLLGKEPHCYCTISERAKNAGGNYEYVYRHYKAIGVELPFVKKAADAVRPKAARNVLTSVRQFDKNAIEKSKPIRRYPLQSVVGAGAIPQNPDTAGAVLVLPGQSVQAAIDRAAGSGGRVLIKAGIHILPATLQLPSGVHIYGEGMASVLFLDPASGMRDAIVNKEEDMHNIALKNLVIEGSGNVDPGTDPNSNRAFKGRYNRGGIIFRSSKEGGMHNITLEHITVRNCTFNGVLISGADSIAVSGCDLSENGGNVIPGASLQHNLLLTHCQNITISNSRLVTSPYGSGAALEHCKQASLTRCEIARNGYYGVLISESEAILVRQNLIEGNDRSGVLVAFLYKGSNKVITEQNLIHYNGGYGLESYAARGSRYEKNIYEGNGTGPLQEKISEEKSILMY; translated from the coding sequence TTGAAGGCACAACAGATGCTGCATCCGGGTATCAATCAAAATGCGGCGGATCTTGCTGAAATGAAACGCAGAGTAAGGGCCGGCGAAGAGCCCTGGAAAAGCGCTTTTGACAGGCTTAAGGCAATAGCCGATACTCCCTTTGTTGCAAGGCCATTTGCTCATGTGCTTCGCGGGCCTTATGCACGGCCGAATATTGGCGGCAATGAATTATCAGCGAGTGCGGAAATGGCGTATAACTATGCATTGGTATGGTATATAACCTCAGACCGGAAATATGCGCGCAAGGCAATAGCTATATTAAATGCCTGGTCGCCGGTGCTGTGGGATTTTGATTATAATGATGCCAAGCTCCTGGCCGCATGGACAGGGCATGTGCTTTGTAATGCTGCAGAGTTGCTGAAATACACCAATGCCGGATGGGAACAAAAAGATATTGATGCATTCCGGAATATGCTGATGACCGTTTATTACCCGTTATTACGGTATTATTTCCCCGAAGCAAATGGTAATTGGGACGGGGCGATCATTCATAGCATCATGGCTATAGCTGTATTTACAGATAACCGGGCTATGTTTGATAACGCCGTTGATCACTTCCTGCATGGTCCCGTAAATGGCAGTGTGTTTAAATATATCTATCCCAATGGTCAGTGCCAGGAAAGCCCCCGCGACCAGGGACATGTACAATTGGGCCTGGGCGAATTTGCAGGTGCCGCACAGGTAGCATACACACAGGGTCTTGATCTGTTTTCCATTGGTAATAACAGAATAGGCATGGGCTTTGAATATACAGCAGGTTTTTTACTGGGGAAAGAACCTCATTGCTACTGTACCATATCAGAGCGCGCTAAGAATGCCGGAGGTAATTATGAATATGTATACCGTCATTACAAAGCTATAGGAGTGGAGCTGCCGTTTGTAAAAAAAGCGGCAGATGCGGTGAGGCCAAAGGCTGCCCGCAACGTGCTGACCTCAGTAAGGCAATTTGATAAAAATGCAATTGAAAAATCAAAGCCCATCCGGCGGTATCCGCTGCAATCCGTGGTGGGTGCAGGTGCTATACCGCAAAATCCGGACACTGCAGGTGCTGTTTTAGTGCTGCCCGGACAATCGGTACAGGCTGCAATAGATAGAGCCGCCGGTTCCGGCGGGCGGGTATTGATAAAGGCGGGCATACACATATTGCCGGCAACCCTTCAGCTCCCTTCCGGCGTACATATATACGGGGAAGGAATGGCTTCCGTTCTATTCCTTGATCCGGCATCAGGTATGAGGGATGCGATCGTGAATAAGGAAGAGGATATGCATAATATTGCCCTGAAAAATTTAGTGATTGAAGGTTCCGGTAATGTTGATCCCGGAACGGACCCCAACTCTAACCGCGCTTTTAAAGGACGTTACAACAGGGGCGGCATCATATTCCGTTCTTCAAAAGAAGGCGGTATGCATAATATTACGTTAGAACACATCACCGTAAGAAACTGTACATTCAACGGCGTGCTGATCAGCGGAGCGGATTCAATAGCTGTTTCAGGATGTGATCTTAGCGAAAACGGGGGAAACGTTATCCCGGGAGCTTCACTGCAGCATAATCTCCTGCTGACTCATTGTCAAAACATAACAATCAGTAATAGCCGGCTTGTTACCTCGCCCTATGGGAGTGGTGCAGCACTGGAACATTGTAAGCAAGCCTCACTGACCCGTTGCGAAATAGCAAGAAACGGCTATTATGGTGTATTGATCAGTGAAAGTGAAGCTATCCTTGTACGTCAGAATCTTATTGAAGGCAATGACCGCAGCGGCGTGCTGGTTGCTTTTTTATATAAGGGCTCAAATAAAGTCATAACGGAGCAGAATCTTATACACTACAATGGTGGCTACGGATTGGAATCGTATGCTGCAAGGGGCAGCAGGTATGAGAAAAATATATATGAAGGGAATGGTACGGGGCCTTTACAGGAGAAAATATCTGAAGAGAAGTCCATACTTATGTATTGA
- a CDS encoding heparinase II/III domain-containing protein translates to MNSPVRLLQKGSILPLFIAMLLQAGITTNLFSQTDSIAVTAAIGNHPRILLLEHEEENIRNTIAADPVWQRMHEAILSECDKIVAEPPVERIKIGRRLLDKSREALRRLFFLSYGYRMTQQKKYLDRAEKEMLAIAAFSDWNPSHFLDVAEMTMAVSIGYDWLYQELPAGSKAVIKAAIIEKGLSPSLDPKNNSWLRAEHNWNQVCNAGMTYGAMAVYEDAPALCRSIINRAIKTIVKPMQEYAPDGAYPEGYGYWGYGTSFNVLFLHAVKKCFGSDFGLSNSPGFLRTASFLENMTGPTGKPFNFSDAGEGGSGLQPAMFWFAAALHDPSVLWVERGRLLENNFSAFMNDRLLPGIMLWNNGIKINSITAPKELIWVGRGRTPVALMRTSWTDTSAIFVGMKGGSASVNHAHMDIGSFVMDAQGVRWAMDFGAQDYESLESKGLQIFGRTQDAQRWTVFRYINQVHNTLTVNDRQQLVKGYAPITGHSSDPSFLNATADLSEIYKGTLVKALRGVAIVGKKYVVVRDEMETAAAPVTIRWTMLTPAEAKITNDHTITLTQKGRTLLLDVTASGKVVMKTWSTTPPHGYDAPNPGTVLVGFELTVPAHTKAFTAVRLIPGKSAGQMVVPSLNKWPAGK, encoded by the coding sequence ATGAACAGTCCAGTACGATTATTGCAGAAAGGAAGCATACTTCCGCTGTTTATTGCAATGCTGCTACAGGCCGGCATTACTACCAACCTGTTTTCCCAGACTGATTCAATAGCTGTAACTGCTGCTATTGGTAATCATCCGAGGATATTGCTGTTGGAGCATGAGGAAGAAAATATCAGGAATACAATTGCCGCAGATCCTGTATGGCAGCGTATGCATGAGGCTATCCTGTCGGAGTGCGATAAAATAGTAGCTGAACCGCCGGTTGAACGCATAAAAATCGGGCGCAGATTACTGGATAAATCCAGGGAAGCCCTGAGGCGCCTGTTTTTTCTGTCGTATGGGTACCGGATGACGCAGCAAAAGAAGTACCTTGATCGTGCGGAAAAGGAAATGCTGGCCATTGCAGCGTTTAGTGACTGGAACCCTTCTCATTTTCTGGATGTTGCCGAAATGACAATGGCGGTATCGATCGGATACGATTGGTTGTATCAAGAATTGCCAGCCGGTTCAAAAGCCGTCATTAAAGCGGCCATTATTGAAAAAGGGCTGAGCCCTTCCCTTGATCCCAAGAATAATAGCTGGCTGCGGGCCGAGCACAACTGGAACCAGGTGTGCAATGCCGGCATGACATACGGTGCTATGGCGGTCTATGAAGATGCTCCTGCATTGTGCCGGAGTATCATTAACCGTGCTATAAAAACGATCGTAAAACCTATGCAGGAATATGCTCCGGACGGTGCCTATCCGGAAGGGTATGGGTATTGGGGTTATGGTACAAGTTTTAATGTGCTATTTCTGCATGCGGTAAAAAAATGCTTTGGCAGCGACTTCGGGCTGAGTAACAGCCCGGGCTTTTTAAGGACCGCTTCTTTTCTGGAAAATATGACCGGGCCAACAGGAAAGCCCTTTAACTTCTCGGATGCAGGAGAGGGCGGCAGCGGGTTACAGCCCGCTATGTTTTGGTTTGCCGCCGCGCTGCATGATCCGTCTGTATTATGGGTAGAGCGCGGGCGGCTGCTTGAAAACAATTTTTCTGCATTTATGAACGACCGGTTGCTGCCGGGGATCATGTTGTGGAATAATGGCATTAAGATAAACTCCATTACGGCGCCCAAAGAGCTGATATGGGTGGGCCGGGGCAGGACACCTGTTGCGCTGATGCGGACTTCGTGGACGGATACTTCAGCCATTTTTGTAGGTATGAAAGGAGGATCTGCATCGGTGAATCATGCGCATATGGACATTGGCTCCTTTGTTATGGATGCCCAGGGCGTTCGCTGGGCCATGGACTTTGGAGCACAGGATTATGAATCGCTGGAATCAAAAGGATTGCAGATATTTGGACGAACACAGGACGCCCAGCGATGGACGGTGTTCCGCTATATTAACCAGGTACATAATACGCTTACTGTAAATGACCGGCAGCAGTTAGTGAAAGGATATGCTCCTATAACCGGGCACTCTTCCGACCCCTCCTTTCTGAATGCTACTGCTGATCTTAGCGAAATCTATAAAGGGACGCTGGTAAAAGCCCTGAGGGGCGTTGCAATAGTTGGTAAAAAATATGTGGTGGTACGGGATGAAATGGAAACGGCAGCAGCTCCTGTAACCATAAGATGGACAATGCTGACTCCTGCTGAAGCGAAGATTACAAATGATCATACCATAACGCTTACCCAAAAAGGCAGAACGCTGCTGCTGGACGTAACTGCATCGGGCAAAGTAGTAATGAAAACATGGTCCACAACCCCGCCGCACGGGTATGATGCGCCCAACCCCGGAACGGTGCTTGTTGGGTTCGAGCTTACAGTTCCTGCGCATACGAAAGCATTTACTGCGGTGCGCCTGATACCGGGAAAGAGCGCCGGGCAAATGGTTGTGCCCTCTTTGAATAAATGGCCTGCAGGCAAATAA
- a CDS encoding BNR-4 repeat-containing protein — MKNERLYGRSRFFRIIYSCCYGFCLLYNTAAAQNLRADGYKGIWFTLGQFTAYGDKYSGGLGTYTSSHVPVAIYSKQVHKTFFVYGGTTAQHERHLLIMISYFDHKTKTVPRPVIVYDKKGVDDPHDNASLSIDGKGYLWVFVSGRNTSRPGILFKSRAPYSIDRFDEILQGEMTYPQPWWVEGKGFLYLFTKYTKGRELYWKTSTDGINWTKDQKLAGMGGHYQVSNLHNGKLYSVFNYHPGGNVDKRTNVYLVQTKDMGKNWTTVDGKTIQTPLSYPQNDALIKDYEAEGKLVYLNDLNFDKKGNPVILAVISKGYQAGPSGDPRVWTVIHRTGKSWSFDPVCTSTHNYDMGSLYIEKDKWRIIGPTETGPQQYGTGGEMALWESVDEGKTWIKKRDLTLHSTRNHSYARRPLNAHSDFYAFWADGNPDSLSVSYLYFCNKKGDKIWRLPYTMQHAQETPELLLKQK; from the coding sequence ATGAAGAATGAAAGGTTATATGGAAGAAGCAGGTTTTTCAGGATCATCTATTCCTGCTGTTATGGCTTCTGCCTGTTATATAATACCGCTGCAGCACAGAATTTAAGAGCAGATGGTTATAAAGGCATCTGGTTCACATTAGGGCAATTTACTGCGTACGGCGACAAATATTCAGGCGGGCTGGGTACTTATACTTCAAGCCATGTACCTGTTGCAATCTATTCCAAACAGGTGCACAAAACCTTTTTTGTGTACGGAGGCACAACAGCGCAGCATGAAAGACACCTGTTAATTATGATCTCTTATTTTGATCATAAAACGAAAACAGTGCCCCGGCCGGTTATCGTATACGATAAAAAGGGAGTAGATGATCCCCACGATAACGCTTCGCTCTCAATAGACGGTAAAGGATATCTGTGGGTATTTGTGAGCGGGCGGAATACCAGTCGCCCGGGTATCCTCTTTAAGAGCCGCGCACCGTATAGCATTGACCGGTTTGATGAAATTTTACAGGGAGAGATGACCTATCCCCAACCCTGGTGGGTAGAGGGGAAAGGTTTTTTATATCTTTTTACAAAATATACAAAGGGAAGAGAGCTGTATTGGAAAACAAGCACCGATGGGATCAACTGGACAAAAGATCAGAAACTGGCAGGTATGGGAGGGCATTACCAGGTAAGCAATCTTCATAATGGAAAATTATATTCCGTTTTTAATTATCATCCGGGGGGAAATGTAGATAAGCGAACAAATGTTTACCTGGTTCAGACAAAAGACATGGGAAAAAACTGGACAACCGTGGATGGTAAAACTATTCAGACACCTTTAAGCTATCCTCAAAATGATGCACTTATTAAAGATTATGAGGCTGAAGGAAAACTGGTATACCTGAACGACCTGAATTTTGATAAAAAAGGCAATCCTGTAATTCTTGCCGTAATTAGTAAAGGATACCAGGCGGGTCCCTCCGGTGATCCGCGTGTATGGACCGTCATACACCGGACAGGCAAAAGCTGGAGCTTCGATCCGGTTTGTACTTCAACGCACAATTACGATATGGGCTCACTTTATATTGAAAAAGATAAATGGCGTATTATAGGCCCTACAGAAACAGGCCCGCAGCAATATGGAACCGGGGGAGAAATGGCACTATGGGAAAGTGTAGACGAGGGAAAGACCTGGATAAAAAAGAGGGACCTGACGTTGCATAGTACCCGTAATCATTCTTATGCAAGAAGACCATTGAATGCCCATTCCGATTTTTATGCATTTTGGGCAGATGGTAACCCGGACAGCCTATCCGTATCCTACCTGTATTTCTGCAATAAAAAGGGGGATAAGATATGGCGGCTCCCCTATACGATGCAGCATGCACAGGAAACCCCCGAGTTGCTTTTAAAACAAAAATAA
- a CDS encoding heparinase II/III domain-containing protein translates to MKIVVSVFLLTLFVSVKAQEKDLLSGKYSRNQLQQRLIPQKEWTPFPRLTDRAAWSRADDTIMRAYLKKAESYIHYDWPAIPATTSLLIERTGDRASYEQISFQKRRVLGTLLLAEVYENKGRFIDPIINGVWSVCEESFWGASAHLPRTREYSGLMDVSKPFVELFSAETATFLAWVDYLVGDKLDAVSPQIRKRIYYEVNKRIFEPLMTKPHGWMAANANGRPPNNWNPWICSNWLNAALLLEKDEKKRADMVYKILNVLDQFLNPYPEDGGCDEGPGYWGAAAASLYDNIAMLNLATKDAFRYVYASEKIKNMARFIYRAQIGKDYFIDFADADPRPGMAASMIYRFGKDIGDEAMMHFGAFYRKPKNGEIGSFQYFRNLFELFIQDEYRSAPQSLPLPSDVWLPGIQVMIARDKEGSSKGLFVAAKGGHNDESHNHNDVGSYIVYYDGLPVIIDVGRGTYTRKTFSDKRYEIWSNCSDYHNLPSINGVAQPPGANFRAADVSYVKNKKFSELSLNIAGAYPAGAGIQQLWRTVRLNRAKNVEVTDKLSLQAAGTVTEHLMTCYPAVLKKEGKVVIYYKQENGENKNFIVQYDPEQMKVVIEKIPLVAMEDKGIKEKWGDTIYRISFSGNTAGKSVVKFTIRPE, encoded by the coding sequence ATGAAAATAGTTGTATCTGTATTTTTACTGACACTCTTTGTATCTGTTAAAGCGCAGGAGAAAGATCTGTTAAGCGGTAAATATTCACGGAATCAATTGCAGCAGCGATTGATCCCCCAAAAAGAGTGGACGCCATTCCCCCGGTTAACTGACAGAGCCGCCTGGAGCAGGGCAGACGATACGATAATGAGAGCGTACCTGAAAAAAGCGGAGTCGTATATTCATTACGATTGGCCGGCTATACCTGCCACTACTTCATTGCTGATAGAACGGACAGGAGACAGGGCCTCCTATGAGCAAATAAGTTTTCAGAAAAGACGTGTGCTGGGTACATTGCTGCTGGCAGAGGTATATGAAAACAAAGGAAGATTTATTGACCCTATCATTAATGGGGTATGGTCTGTTTGTGAAGAATCTTTTTGGGGGGCCTCTGCGCATTTGCCCCGTACAAGGGAATATTCGGGGCTGATGGATGTATCAAAGCCGTTTGTTGAATTGTTTAGTGCAGAAACTGCAACGTTCCTGGCATGGGTTGATTATTTGGTAGGGGATAAGCTGGATGCAGTATCGCCACAAATCCGTAAGAGGATTTATTATGAGGTCAACAAAAGGATATTTGAGCCGCTGATGACGAAGCCGCACGGCTGGATGGCTGCTAACGCCAATGGCAGGCCGCCCAATAACTGGAACCCGTGGATCTGCTCCAATTGGCTGAATGCGGCGTTATTACTGGAAAAAGATGAAAAGAAGCGTGCCGATATGGTATATAAAATTTTAAATGTGCTGGATCAGTTCCTTAACCCTTATCCCGAAGATGGAGGATGCGACGAAGGGCCGGGATACTGGGGCGCTGCAGCGGCTTCACTCTATGACAATATTGCTATGCTGAACCTTGCAACCAAAGATGCCTTCCGGTATGTATATGCCAGTGAGAAAATAAAGAATATGGCGCGGTTCATTTACAGGGCGCAGATCGGTAAAGACTATTTTATTGATTTTGCTGATGCAGATCCCAGGCCGGGTATGGCCGCCAGCATGATTTACCGGTTCGGAAAAGACATCGGAGATGAAGCTATGATGCATTTTGGCGCATTTTACCGGAAGCCTAAAAACGGTGAAATTGGCAGCTTTCAGTATTTCAGGAATCTGTTTGAGCTGTTTATACAGGATGAGTACAGAAGCGCTCCGCAATCACTGCCCCTGCCTTCAGATGTATGGTTGCCGGGGATACAGGTAATGATTGCGAGAGATAAAGAAGGCAGCTCCAAAGGCCTTTTTGTGGCTGCAAAAGGAGGTCACAATGATGAGAGCCATAATCATAACGATGTGGGCAGTTATATTGTATATTATGATGGCCTGCCCGTGATTATTGATGTGGGGCGGGGAACTTATACCAGGAAGACCTTTAGTGATAAACGGTATGAAATATGGTCCAACTGCTCGGATTATCATAATTTACCATCAATCAATGGTGTTGCACAGCCCCCGGGAGCCAACTTCCGGGCCGCTGATGTTTCTTATGTGAAAAACAAAAAATTTTCTGAACTGTCTTTGAATATTGCCGGTGCATACCCTGCCGGTGCCGGGATTCAGCAGCTATGGCGTACTGTCCGGCTTAACAGGGCAAAAAACGTGGAAGTAACAGATAAACTGTCCCTGCAGGCCGCTGGCACCGTTACGGAACATCTGATGACCTGTTATCCGGCCGTATTGAAAAAAGAAGGCAAAGTTGTTATTTATTATAAACAGGAAAACGGAGAAAATAAAAATTTTATAGTACAATACGATCCTGAGCAGATGAAAGTAGTGATAGAGAAAATACCACTTGTTGCAATGGAGGACAAAGGTATAAAAGAAAAATGGGGCGATACTATTTATCGGATCAGCTTTTCGGGGAACACCGCCGGAAAAAGCGTGGTAAAATTTACCATCAGACCTGAATAA
- a CDS encoding LacI family DNA-binding transcriptional regulator has product MEAKKNKKEKNSIHEIAAALHLSPATISRVLNNHPHVHEATRSKVMAMIKKRGYKRNLIASSLRTNKTHTIGLIVPRISMYFHTEVITAIQNQLHAQGYNLVICQSNDQLEMEKDLTRMLYASRVDGVIASCTLFTTNFDHFDILVRNNIPVIFYDRVPMKPYPACIIKGDDVRGSYLAVSHLLELGAKRIAFINGPLSCNLYVDRYAGFEKAMMQYNVPIHKEAVFYHELNQENARRSLHKLFKKPPFPDALFAANDITALTALQFAKERGIAVPGKLRIVGYSNDPRTSITSPSVTTVNQFPGRTGRVIVRELLKLLKEPGQVKTDQLPVITPVELIRRMST; this is encoded by the coding sequence ATGGAAGCAAAAAAGAATAAAAAAGAGAAGAATTCCATACATGAAATTGCAGCAGCATTGCACTTGTCTCCGGCAACGATCTCACGTGTATTGAATAACCATCCGCATGTTCATGAGGCTACAAGAAGCAAAGTGATGGCAATGATCAAAAAAAGGGGATATAAGCGCAATCTGATCGCATCCAGCCTTCGTACCAATAAAACCCACACCATAGGGCTGATTGTGCCGCGGATCTCTATGTATTTTCATACTGAGGTAATTACTGCCATTCAGAATCAACTGCATGCCCAGGGATATAACCTGGTTATCTGCCAGTCGAACGACCAGCTTGAAATGGAAAAGGATCTTACCCGTATGCTGTATGCTTCCCGGGTAGATGGGGTAATTGCCTCCTGTACATTGTTTACAACAAACTTTGACCACTTTGATATTCTGGTACGGAATAATATTCCGGTGATCTTTTATGACCGGGTTCCAATGAAGCCCTATCCGGCCTGTATTATTAAAGGAGATGATGTCAGGGGCAGCTACCTGGCCGTATCCCACCTGCTGGAGCTGGGTGCAAAAAGGATCGCCTTTATTAATGGCCCGCTGAGCTGTAATTTGTATGTAGACCGTTATGCGGGGTTTGAAAAAGCCATGATGCAGTACAATGTGCCCATTCATAAAGAAGCTGTTTTTTACCATGAGCTAAACCAGGAAAATGCCCGCAGGTCATTGCATAAGCTTTTTAAAAAGCCTCCTTTCCCGGATGCGCTTTTTGCAGCAAATGATATTACGGCGCTTACTGCGTTGCAGTTTGCCAAAGAGCGTGGCATTGCAGTGCCTGGCAAATTACGCATCGTAGGTTATTCCAATGATCCCAGAACTTCAATAACCTCACCATCTGTTACAACGGTCAATCAGTTCCCCGGGCGTACGGGAAGAGTGATCGTGCGGGAACTGCTGAAACTGCTCAAAGAGCCCGGACAGGTAAAGACAGATCAATTGCCTGTTATTACGCCGGTAGAACTGATCCGGCGCATGTCAACATAA
- a CDS encoding prolyl oligopeptidase family serine peptidase, with protein MREFFYIPFVLIAMNSAAQIKYPVTKKETVTDDYFGTKVEDPYRWLEDDNSAATKAWVTAENHVTEAYMGTIPYRTKIRQRLEALWNYPKYGAPFLKGAYYYFYKNDGLQNQAVLYRAKNLDDAPEVFIDPNTLSSEGIAALSGVSFSKDGKLCAYSVAKAGSDWTEIFVMNAETKELLSDKINWTKFGGAAWKGDAGFYYSAYDEPDEQSKLSKKNEFQKVFYHKLGTAQKEDSIVYQDKEHPLRYFGAGLTEDERFLILNVTEGTSGSEIWYRDLQDAGQKDFALLVKGFDTESSVIENKGGTLLLNTNYKAPNYKVVEVDPKHPARENWKTIIPEQPEALQGVGTAGGNLFASYLKDAASRIVQYDFDGKLIRNITLPGIGSAGGFGAAKEDKDFYYTYTSFATPPAIYKYTISSGESTLYKKTELNLKTDDIITEQVFFKSKDGARVPMFLTYKKGLKKDGNNPVLIYGYGGFNIPMTPGFSVSNAFFVEQGGIYVVVNLRGGSEYGEKWHKAGMLLNKQNVFNDFIAAAEHLITARYTNKSKIAIRGGSNGGLLIGAVMTQRPDLFKVAIPQVGVMDMLRFQKFTVGWGWAVEYGSSDSAKYFPYLYRYSPYHNLKKGVTYPATLITTGDHDDRVVPAHSFKFAARLQEYNKGTNPVLIRIETNAGHGAGKPTNKVIDEAADIWAFTMYNLGMEFRERE; from the coding sequence ATGAGGGAATTTTTTTATATACCATTTGTATTGATTGCTATGAACAGTGCGGCACAGATAAAATATCCTGTAACTAAAAAAGAAACGGTTACTGATGATTATTTCGGAACAAAAGTAGAAGACCCTTACCGCTGGCTGGAAGATGATAACAGCGCGGCCACCAAAGCATGGGTAACAGCAGAGAACCATGTTACAGAAGCCTACATGGGCACTATTCCTTACAGAACAAAGATCAGGCAACGCCTGGAAGCCCTGTGGAATTATCCCAAATACGGGGCGCCCTTTTTAAAGGGCGCTTACTATTATTTTTATAAGAATGACGGGCTGCAGAACCAGGCAGTGCTGTACCGTGCAAAAAACCTGGACGATGCCCCGGAGGTGTTCATTGATCCCAATACATTAAGCAGCGAAGGAATTGCGGCGCTGAGTGGGGTTTCTTTTTCAAAAGACGGGAAACTTTGTGCCTATTCCGTAGCAAAGGCCGGCAGCGACTGGACAGAGATCTTTGTAATGAACGCAGAAACAAAAGAACTGCTCTCTGATAAAATAAACTGGACAAAATTTGGTGGTGCTGCCTGGAAGGGTGATGCCGGTTTTTATTACAGCGCCTATGATGAGCCGGATGAGCAATCAAAACTGAGCAAGAAAAATGAATTTCAGAAAGTGTTTTATCATAAACTGGGTACCGCTCAAAAAGAAGATAGCATTGTTTACCAGGATAAAGAGCATCCGCTGCGGTATTTTGGTGCAGGTTTAACAGAGGATGAGCGGTTCCTGATCCTGAATGTAACAGAAGGCACCAGTGGCAGCGAGATCTGGTACCGGGATCTGCAGGATGCCGGTCAGAAAGATTTTGCCCTGTTGGTAAAAGGGTTTGATACGGAATCGTCTGTTATTGAAAATAAGGGCGGCACCCTTTTGCTCAATACAAATTATAAGGCCCCCAATTACAAGGTGGTAGAGGTAGATCCAAAACATCCTGCAAGAGAAAACTGGAAAACAATCATCCCCGAGCAGCCGGAGGCGTTGCAGGGGGTTGGCACTGCGGGTGGTAATCTCTTTGCCAGTTATCTGAAAGATGCTGCTTCCAGAATTGTTCAATATGATTTTGACGGTAAGCTCATCCGCAATATTACATTGCCCGGAATTGGCTCCGCAGGTGGTTTTGGCGCAGCAAAAGAAGATAAGGATTTTTATTACACTTACACTTCATTTGCCACACCACCGGCTATTTATAAATATACCATCTCTTCCGGGGAATCCACGCTATACAAAAAAACAGAGCTGAATCTGAAAACAGATGATATTATAACTGAACAGGTGTTTTTTAAAAGTAAGGACGGTGCAAGAGTGCCCATGTTCCTGACATATAAAAAAGGCCTGAAAAAGGATGGAAATAATCCCGTGCTGATCTACGGCTATGGCGGCTTCAATATTCCTATGACGCCCGGCTTTAGCGTCAGCAACGCTTTTTTTGTAGAGCAGGGCGGCATCTATGTGGTTGTGAACCTGAGAGGTGGTAGTGAATACGGCGAAAAATGGCATAAGGCCGGAATGTTGCTGAACAAGCAGAATGTATTTAACGATTTTATTGCAGCTGCAGAGCACCTCATTACAGCCCGCTATACCAATAAGAGCAAAATAGCTATCCGTGGCGGAAGCAACGGTGGTTTGCTGATAGGGGCTGTAATGACGCAACGGCCGGACCTGTTTAAAGTGGCCATACCACAGGTGGGTGTTATGGATATGCTGCGTTTTCAGAAGTTTACGGTAGGCTGGGGCTGGGCCGTGGAATATGGTAGTTCAGATTCCGCAAAATATTTTCCGTACCTGTACCGCTATTCCCCCTATCATAATCTGAAAAAGGGAGTAACCTATCCTGCAACGCTGATCACAACAGGAGATCATGATGACCGTGTGGTGCCGGCGCATTCCTTTAAGTTTGCCGCACGGCTGCAGGAATACAATAAAGGCACCAATCCTGTATTGATCCGCATTGAGACCAACGCCGGCCATGGTGCCGGAAAGCCCACCAATAAGGTGATTGATGAAGCTGCAGATATCTGGGCGTTTACCATGTACAACCTGGGCATGGAGTTCAGGGAAAGGGAATAG